In Paenibacillus guangzhouensis, a single window of DNA contains:
- a CDS encoding VOC family protein — MFQGQAEEAINLYTSTFDQSELIHIVRYGPEGPGAEGSVMKASFSLHGQVFMAIDSNIQHNFTFTPSISMYVTCDTEEEIDRVYEVLSEGGSVMMPMQAYPFSKKFTWFADRFGVSWQLSLA, encoded by the coding sequence ATGTTTCAAGGACAAGCCGAAGAAGCGATCAACTTGTATACGTCGACGTTCGACCAGTCTGAGCTAATCCATATCGTGCGCTATGGTCCAGAGGGACCGGGAGCTGAAGGAAGCGTGATGAAGGCTTCGTTCTCGTTGCACGGACAGGTGTTCATGGCGATTGACAGCAATATTCAGCATAACTTCACCTTCACCCCGTCGATCTCGATGTATGTCACATGCGACACGGAGGAAGAAATCGATCGCGTGTATGAGGTGCTATCGGAAGGTGGAAGTGTCATGATGCCGATGCAAGCGTATCCGTTCAGCAAGAAGTTCACGTGGTTCGCGGACCGGTTCGGCGTATCCTGGCAATTGAGCTTGGCGTAA